One Microplitis demolitor isolate Queensland-Clemson2020A chromosome 2, iyMicDemo2.1a, whole genome shotgun sequence DNA segment encodes these proteins:
- the LOC103579678 gene encoding musculin, whose amino-acid sequence MPRKRRMSTSYLDEEDYSLDDKYSKDDGEVRAPRNAANARERARMRVLSKAFCRLKTTLPWVPADTKLSKLDTLRLAATYIAHLRAVLREDNDSHLDSTKPLSLTLSWPFAYQNNNSSSVIVNTNCTVSSTSETSHFNQYCLRSQHESNDGRYQNLSNRHNHEPHQIYY is encoded by the exons TTATTCTCTGGATGATAAATACAGCAAAGATGATGGTGAAGTTCGTGCTCCAAGAAATGCAGCAAATGCACGGGAAAGAGCAAGAATGAGGGTTTTGAGTAAAGCATTTTGTCGTCTTAAAACGACTTTACCTTGGGTACCAGCTGATACTAAACTCAGTAAATTAGATACACTTCGTTTGGCTGCTACTTACATCGCTCATTTACGTGCAGTTCTTCGTGAAGACAATGATAGTCATTTAGATTCAACGAAACCTTTATCTTTGACTCTG TCATGGCCTTTCgcttatcaaaataataattcgtcTTCAGTTATCGTCAACACAAATTGCACAGTATCATCAACATCTGAAACGTCACATTTcaatcaatattgtcttcgtTCGCAACATGAATCAAATGATGGACGTTACCAGAATTTGTCTAATCGACATAATCATGAGCCACatcaaatttactattaa